The stretch of DNA CATCGTCGGTCGCGATTCCGGCGTGATCGAAGTGCATCGAGTCGTACTCCATCGAGCGGCGGCGTTATTGTTGTGATTTTTCGTGGAGTTCGTGCGAGGCGGCCGTCAGTGCTGTCACGGGGTCTCCGTCGCGAGTTGGTCCAGCCCTGCACGAGTCGGTCTCGACACGCGACGAGTGCGCTGATAGGATCGTGGTCGTCGGGTCCGAAACACGTCGTCGATCGCGTGCGCCTCGTCGCTCGAGGTTACCCGTCGGCCGCCGCGTTCGACGCGTTTCCGGACTCGTTTTCGGACTCGTTTCCGAATCCTTCGTCTTCGATTTCGGTCTGGTTCGCCGTCTCGTTCGCGCCGCCGTCGGTCTCGTTGCCCTCACCGTCGCCCCCGCCGACGTCGCCCTCCTCGGGCGGTGAGAGGGAATCGCCCTCGCCCGGCGGGACGATCTGCATGACTGCGCCCGTGTCGCCCTCGGGAACGCCCACCTGGTTCGCGAGGACGTAGACGTTGCCGTCGGCGTCCTGCCCGAACTGGCGGACGAAGTAGGGGAAGGAGCCGTCCTCGGTTCCCGCCACCTGGAGCTCCTCCATGTCCCAGAGTTCGTCTCGCGGGACGACCTCCCCGTCCGCCTGGCCGCCGGAACCGGCGTCGGCCGCGGTCGCGTTCCCGTCGGTTGCGTTCCCGTCGGTCGCGTTCATTTCGTCGGTTGCGTTCCCGTCGGTCGCGTTCTCGTCGGTTGCGTTCCCGTCGGTCGCGTTCATCGCGTCGGTTACGTTCCCGTCGGCGTCACCGGCCACCCTGTCGCCGCCGTCGTCGGGCTCCGACGCGGCGATAAGCGTTCCGTCGGGACTCTGGCGAGCGGGATCGGCCGTCCAGTCGCCGAATACGTATTTGCCCTCGAGGTCCCCGACGTCGCCGGCTTCGTACACGTGACCGCCGATGACGGTGATCCCGACCGTCTGTTCCCCGTAGACGTGGGGATACTCGACGATCGGATCCTGCAGCTCCTGCCCGTCGTACGGCGGTTCGTCGGGAGCCGCGTCGGGGCAGTCCTCCGGGGGCTCGCTCGGGCTGTCCGTGCTGAAGCAGTGCGTTCCCTCCTTGACGTTCCAGCCGTAGTTGCCGCCGGCCTCCACGAGGTTCACCTCCTCGAAGAGATTCTGTCCGGCGTCGGAACTGAACAGTCGCCCGTCGCTGTCGAACGTGATGCCGAACGGATTGCGCATCCCCCACGCGTAGTACTCGTCGAGGCCGTCCTCCTCGCCGACCAGCGGGTTGTCGTCGGGGATTCCGTACGGCCGGTCCTCGCCCTCCGAATCGACGTCGATCCGGTGGATCCCGCCGAGCAGGTTCTCGCTGACGTCCTGGCCGTTGCCACCCGCGTTGCCGTCGTACCAGTCGTCGACGTGACCGAGCATATCGTCGTTGGCACCGCCGCCGTCGCCCATCGGGACGTAGAGGTAGCCGTCCGGTCCGAACGCCATCGGACCGGCGTCGTGGTTGTACTGCGGTTTCTGGAACTCCATGAGGACCCGCTCCGACTCGGGATCGGCCCGGCTCGTGTCTTCAGCCTGGAACTCCGAGACGACCTCGACGTGACTCCAGCCGTTCGGCGTCTCGCCGTTCGGCGGCGCGCTGTAGTGGACGAAAAAGCGCCCGTTCTCCGCGAACTCGGGGTGGAACTCGACGCCGAGCAGCCCCCGTTCGTCGTACTCCGATTCCGGGTCGGCGTATTCGCCCTGGAACGTCCCGAGTTCGACCATTCGATCGCTGACGTCCAGGAACGGCTCGTCCTGGAGCCCCTCGTCGGTGACGACCCAGAGTTCACCCGTCTGGTCCGCGACGTAGTACCGGTCCTGCTCCTCGCCGGCGACCGCCATGTCCGTCGGGGCGGTCATCCCCTCCGCGACCGTCTGTAAGCCGATCTCCGGACCCTCGTCGAAGAAGGACTGTCGCTCGCCGTCCGACCCCGCCTGGGTCGCACCGCCACCGCCGCCGACCGAGATGTCCCCGCGCATCGTCGCGGAGTGGGGCACGCAGTAGTACGTCGCCATCTCGCTCGTCGCCTCGAACTCGAGGGTCTGCGTCTCCCCCTCCACGCTCAGGAGCTCGGTCCGTTCCAGCTCCTCGCCGTCCTCGCTCTCGATGACGAAGTTGTGCGGGAGCCCGTCGAGGTTCTCCCACGTGACCTCGTAGGTGGTCCCCTCCTCGAGCTCCAGCGTCGGGTTCGTTTCCCCCTCGATATCGTCG from Natrinema salaciae encodes:
- a CDS encoding PQQ-dependent sugar dehydrogenase, which translates into the protein MSEQPDERSIPVPPSSDSYPSRRRVLQAAAAAGGVAALGGVGLAQETETIELGGETSGWQGVAPDDIEGETNPTLELEEGTTYEVTWENLDGLPHNFVIESEDGEELERTELLSVEGETQTLEFEATSEMATYYCVPHSATMRGDISVGGGGGATQAGSDGERQSFFDEGPEIGLQTVAEGMTAPTDMAVAGEEQDRYYVADQTGELWVVTDEGLQDEPFLDVSDRMVELGTFQGEYADPESEYDERGLLGVEFHPEFAENGRFFVHYSAPPNGETPNGWSHVEVVSEFQAEDTSRADPESERVLMEFQKPQYNHDAGPMAFGPDGYLYVPMGDGGGANDDMLGHVDDWYDGNAGGNGQDVSENLLGGIHRIDVDSEGEDRPYGIPDDNPLVGEEDGLDEYYAWGMRNPFGITFDSDGRLFSSDAGQNLFEEVNLVEAGGNYGWNVKEGTHCFSTDSPSEPPEDCPDAAPDEPPYDGQELQDPIVEYPHVYGEQTVGITVIGGHVYEAGDVGDLEGKYVFGDWTADPARQSPDGTLIAASEPDDGGDRVAGDADGNVTDAMNATDGNATDENATDGNATDEMNATDGNATDGNATAADAGSGGQADGEVVPRDELWDMEELQVAGTEDGSFPYFVRQFGQDADGNVYVLANQVGVPEGDTGAVMQIVPPGEGDSLSPPEEGDVGGGDGEGNETDGGANETANQTEIEDEGFGNESENESGNASNAAADG